The Populus trichocarpa isolate Nisqually-1 chromosome 11, P.trichocarpa_v4.1, whole genome shotgun sequence genome has a segment encoding these proteins:
- the LOC7455945 gene encoding protein LIGHT-DEPENDENT SHORT HYPOCOTYLS 7 yields the protein MSSNKGKDIAEGSSRGGANAPDQQSPPPLSRYESQKRRDWNTFGQYLRNQRPPVALSQCNANQVLDFLRYLDQFGKTKVHLQGCVFFGQPEPPGPCTCPLKQAWGSLDALIGRLRAAYEENGGLPETNPFASGAIRVYLREVRDSQAKARGIPYKKKKKKRNPTKANDESSSFHMQ from the coding sequence ATGTCAAGCAACAAAGGGAAAGACATAGCAGAAGGTTCATCAAGAGGTGGCGCTAATGCTCCTGACCAGCAAAGTCCACCTCCTTTGAGTCGATACGAGTCGCAGAAAAGGCGCGATTGGAACACTTTTGGTCAGTACTTGAGGAACCAGAGGCCCCCAGTTGCATTATCACAGTGTAACGCAAACCAAGTGCTTGATTTTCTTCGATACCTCGATCAATTTGGCAAGACTAAGGTGCACTTACAAGGGTGTGTCTTTTTTGGACAGCCTGAGCCACCAGGGCCTTGTACTTGCCCACTTAAGCAAGCCTGGGGTAGCCTTGATGCTCTCATCGGCCGGCTTAGGGCTGCTTATGAAGAAAACGGTGGCTTGCCTGAGACAAACCCTTTTGCAAGTGGTGCTATTAGAGTATATCTACGAGAAGTGAGGGACTCTCAAGCCAAGGCAAGAGGAATTCcttataagaagaagaagaagaagaggaatccGACGAAAGCTAACGATGAGAGCTCAAGCTTTCATATGCAGTAA